In a single window of the Flavobacterium sp. W4I14 genome:
- a CDS encoding DNA-binding CsgD family transcriptional regulator (product_source=COG2771; cath_funfam=1.10.10.10; cog=COG2771; ko=KO:K20971; pfam=PF07695,PF07696; superfamily=46894; transmembrane_helix_parts=Outside_1_180,TMhelix_181_203,Inside_204_209,TMhelix_210_232,Outside_233_241,TMhelix_242_264,Inside_265_276,TMhelix_277_299,Outside_300_302,TMhelix_303_325,Inside_326_337,TMhelix_338_360,Outside_361_364,TMhelix_365_387,Inside_388_528) has translation MKTIFILIAFLIESRLCVAQPVIQVEKQTFVNIGKAGYFWQDTLETTSFEKVAQFKPERFLKGKSAIFNGGTSGKVWWMKLRFKNNNQTTPYLFIDYANIDSITVFYHDERGMINQISAGMFNLKQNDNILGTGYVFPLKQVKTPTGEVYVRMRAMNTLLVPVKLVTESVLNHALFKAHSVQPIYMGIALMILIFHIFMFVVTRSKLFALYIARIILLYFVVMVCYLQGYGLLLGPSIARFILMHAHFFIAAGYIATILFNSYFLKLKRQLPQLNKFFKVLMFGWGLILICSLWDARSITNILTHVLFLLTSLLFLFSSIKVIIIRGYAKKNPLIWCYVLGWIPVALVSIYLVFCLSELIPFQSYSYNLLTLAGIIEGILISLGLYGQRLRLLKRHNAHFRRQRILLQEQVEGYRKQLDAKTEKSIEHFSLKALIELAHARDPSFMKRFSEAESAFIERLLQISPQLLPVELTLCAYIRLNFDTKEIARTCKLSVRAVESRKYRIRKKLGIDGEMNMHAWMLDLTKSS, from the coding sequence ATGAAGACCATTTTTATTCTTATTGCTTTTTTGATAGAAAGCAGGCTTTGCGTAGCTCAACCGGTGATCCAGGTGGAGAAACAAACTTTTGTTAACATTGGCAAAGCAGGATACTTTTGGCAGGATACGCTCGAAACTACATCTTTCGAAAAGGTAGCGCAATTTAAGCCAGAACGTTTTTTAAAAGGCAAATCGGCAATTTTTAACGGCGGCACCAGCGGAAAAGTATGGTGGATGAAGCTCCGTTTTAAAAACAATAACCAAACTACTCCCTATCTGTTTATCGATTATGCAAACATCGATTCTATTACCGTATTTTATCACGATGAACGCGGGATGATAAACCAGATAAGCGCTGGCATGTTCAACCTGAAACAAAATGACAACATTCTTGGAACCGGCTATGTATTTCCCTTAAAGCAGGTAAAAACTCCAACTGGCGAAGTGTATGTAAGAATGCGGGCGATGAATACGTTGCTTGTACCGGTTAAGCTTGTTACCGAATCGGTATTAAATCATGCTTTATTTAAAGCACATAGCGTGCAACCTATTTATATGGGTATTGCATTGATGATCCTCATTTTTCACATTTTTATGTTTGTTGTTACACGGAGTAAACTCTTTGCGCTTTATATAGCAAGGATAATTTTGCTTTATTTCGTTGTAATGGTCTGTTATCTTCAAGGCTATGGCTTATTGCTAGGCCCATCAATAGCCAGGTTTATTTTAATGCATGCCCATTTTTTTATTGCAGCTGGTTACATTGCTACGATTCTGTTTAACAGTTATTTTTTAAAACTTAAACGCCAACTTCCGCAACTCAATAAATTCTTTAAGGTATTAATGTTTGGATGGGGTTTAATCTTAATCTGTTCTTTATGGGATGCCCGAAGCATCACCAATATACTTACGCATGTTTTATTTTTATTAACCTCATTGCTTTTTCTGTTCAGTAGCATTAAAGTGATTATAATCCGCGGTTATGCCAAAAAAAATCCCCTTATCTGGTGTTACGTACTAGGATGGATCCCCGTGGCTCTGGTTTCTATTTATCTTGTTTTTTGTTTATCGGAGTTAATACCCTTTCAATCATACAGTTATAATTTACTCACTTTGGCTGGAATAATTGAGGGAATACTCATCAGCCTCGGCCTTTATGGCCAAAGGTTAAGGTTATTAAAGCGGCATAATGCGCATTTTCGGAGGCAACGTATTCTGCTTCAAGAACAGGTGGAAGGTTATCGTAAACAGCTCGATGCAAAAACAGAAAAATCTATTGAACATTTTTCTTTAAAAGCACTTATCGAACTTGCCCACGCCAGAGATCCTTCGTTTATGAAGCGGTTTAGCGAGGCTGAATCTGCCTTTATCGAAAGATTACTTCAGATTTCACCACAATTACTACCTGTAGAGTTAACGCTTTGTGCTTACATCAGGCTAAATTTTGATACCAAAGAAATTGCCAGAACCTGCAAACTTAGTGTACGTGCTGTAGAAAGCCGCAAATATAGAATTCGTAAAAAACTGGGGATAGATGGCGAAATGAATATGCACGCCTGGATGTTAGACCTCACCAAATCGTCCTAA
- a CDS encoding Na+/H+ antiporter (product_source=TIGR00831; cath_funfam=3.30.470.20; cog=COG0025; ko=KO:K24163; pfam=PF00999; tigrfam=TIGR00831; transmembrane_helix_parts=Outside_1_22,TMhelix_23_40,Inside_41_46,TMhelix_47_64,Outside_65_73,TMhelix_74_93,Inside_94_104,TMhelix_105_127,Outside_128_177,TMhelix_178_195,Inside_196_201,TMhelix_202_224,Outside_225_243,TMhelix_244_266,Inside_267_286,TMhelix_287_309,Outside_310_323,TMhelix_324_346,Inside_347_366,TMhelix_367_389,Outside_390_401,TMhelix_402_424,Inside_425_557) produces the protein MLMVWHSLQICILDQAQKYMHQLIIQYAFLLAIILFVVMLAQKIRVAYPILLVIAGLALSFLPVLRNIEIEPELIFVIFLPPLLYEAAWNTSWKDFWKWRRVISSFAFPIVILTSSIVALISQSLIPGFTWALGFLLGGIISPPDAVSASAILKNVKVPKRLTTILEGESLLNDASSLVVFRFALAAVMTGSFVLSKAAGNFVVVIVMGILVGIAVALVFYALHRWLPTTTNIDIILTFLTPYVMYITAEEFGFSGVLAVVSGGLFLSARRDQILTHRSRLQGINVWEAVAFVLNGFVFLLIGLEFPVVIRGLGNNGLLPAIRYSAIICAVLIVTRLASTYGALYFTRFISRYITTADPNPSMKAPLLFGWAGMRGVVSLAAALSIPVALKSGEAFPQRNLILFITFSVILVTLVLQGLTLPALIKWVDMPDPDYTVPFEQQKQMVRKKLSMLSLKILDEKYHDALLHNDMIRSIKIRIEAEMELLRDWEKEENISRSDGFYHDYRIALEDIMAEQRILLKGLNKKEQINDELIREQLELLDLEEEKLRRHFSHRDI, from the coding sequence ATGTTAATGGTTTGGCATTCGCTTCAAATTTGTATTTTAGACCAAGCCCAAAAATATATGCACCAGCTGATTATACAATACGCTTTCTTACTTGCAATTATTCTGTTTGTGGTAATGCTCGCACAAAAAATCCGTGTAGCATATCCTATTTTATTGGTAATTGCAGGTTTAGCCCTAAGTTTTTTACCAGTACTCCGTAATATTGAGATTGAACCAGAGCTCATTTTTGTAATCTTTTTACCTCCATTGTTGTATGAAGCTGCTTGGAACACTTCATGGAAAGATTTCTGGAAGTGGCGTAGGGTAATCAGCAGTTTTGCTTTTCCGATTGTTATTCTTACCTCCAGTATTGTTGCACTAATTTCGCAAAGCCTGATTCCAGGTTTTACATGGGCCCTGGGTTTTTTGTTGGGTGGCATTATTTCTCCGCCAGATGCGGTATCCGCATCAGCCATACTTAAAAATGTTAAAGTGCCCAAAAGGCTCACCACAATATTGGAAGGAGAAAGTTTACTAAACGATGCATCCAGTTTAGTGGTGTTCCGCTTTGCTTTAGCCGCAGTAATGACCGGAAGTTTCGTGCTTAGTAAGGCTGCTGGTAATTTTGTGGTTGTTATTGTAATGGGAATTTTGGTCGGAATTGCAGTAGCCTTAGTTTTTTATGCTTTGCACAGATGGTTGCCAACAACTACAAATATTGATATTATCCTTACTTTTTTAACGCCATATGTAATGTACATAACCGCAGAGGAGTTTGGATTTTCTGGTGTATTGGCTGTAGTGAGTGGCGGTTTGTTTCTTTCGGCCCGCAGAGACCAGATTCTTACCCACCGAAGCAGGTTGCAGGGTATAAATGTTTGGGAAGCGGTAGCTTTTGTGCTGAATGGCTTTGTGTTCTTGTTAATTGGTTTAGAGTTTCCGGTAGTTATTCGTGGTTTGGGCAACAATGGGCTTTTACCGGCCATCCGTTACAGTGCCATTATTTGCGCGGTTTTAATTGTTACGAGGTTAGCCAGTACCTATGGTGCTTTATACTTTACACGTTTCATTAGTCGTTATATTACCACTGCCGATCCCAATCCAAGCATGAAAGCACCCTTGCTTTTTGGCTGGGCAGGAATGAGAGGAGTGGTTTCTTTGGCTGCAGCACTTTCTATTCCGGTAGCATTAAAATCAGGCGAAGCTTTTCCTCAGCGTAACTTAATCTTGTTTATCACTTTTAGTGTAATATTGGTTACTTTAGTTTTGCAAGGTTTAACATTACCCGCATTGATAAAGTGGGTAGATATGCCCGATCCGGATTATACTGTTCCTTTCGAGCAACAAAAACAAATGGTGAGAAAGAAATTATCTATGTTATCGCTTAAAATCCTGGATGAAAAGTATCACGATGCCTTATTGCATAACGATATGATCAGATCGATAAAAATTCGCATTGAGGCAGAAATGGAATTATTGAGAGATTGGGAAAAAGAAGAAAACATTTCAAGGTCTGACGGCTTTTATCACGACTATCGCATTGCTCTTGAAGATATTATGGCTGAGCAGCGTATTTTATTGAAAGGACTAAATAAAAAAGAGCAGATTAATGATGAGCTGATTAGAGAACAATTAGAACTGCTTGATCTGGAAGAAGAAAAACTTCGCAGGCATTTTAGTCATCGGGATATATAA
- a CDS encoding hypothetical protein (product_source=Hypo-rule applied; cleavage_site_network=SignalP-noTM; pfam=PF08842; superfamily=51011), which yields MKTNYFLKRIILLMFSGLAMASCKKNINEHPEEGGKKQTVKFMVKGANDNLGTLGAEANVPLKNLIKQLTIVVYQSFTGQEYTRVTQLATDPNFGVLSLDLPLNTYNFVAIGSRSLFGINQFYQGATNTVILPFNDGNMQYWQPNQSPSEKLYKTDDTFVATIMNTINANQTINLNMDRIVGKLEVIVEDVANYEVDVNNEAIGYLFAAKTSFGSIESDFGYIVNNTKGPISIYILRTDKPLEIEISGVGKRRSLSVPVYKNKRTVVKGKLLEPIGKVGFSFVINDKWLADTTLVTF from the coding sequence ATGAAAACAAATTACTTTTTAAAAAGAATCATTTTATTGATGTTCTCGGGCCTGGCAATGGCTTCTTGTAAGAAAAATATCAATGAGCATCCGGAAGAAGGCGGTAAAAAACAAACCGTGAAATTTATGGTTAAGGGAGCTAATGATAACCTTGGAACATTGGGTGCTGAGGCAAATGTGCCACTCAAGAATCTGATTAAGCAGTTAACCATTGTAGTCTATCAATCTTTTACCGGACAAGAGTATACCCGAGTTACCCAGCTCGCTACCGATCCTAATTTTGGTGTGCTTAGTTTAGATCTCCCGCTCAATACCTATAATTTTGTAGCAATCGGTTCACGGTCGTTATTTGGTATCAACCAGTTTTATCAAGGTGCTACCAATACCGTTATTTTGCCCTTTAATGATGGAAATATGCAATATTGGCAACCCAATCAGTCCCCATCCGAAAAATTGTATAAAACAGATGATACATTTGTGGCAACCATTATGAATACTATAAATGCCAATCAGACTATCAATTTAAACATGGATAGGATTGTAGGTAAATTGGAGGTAATTGTAGAAGATGTGGCCAATTACGAAGTTGATGTAAATAACGAAGCAATAGGTTATCTATTTGCAGCAAAAACGTCATTTGGCAGTATTGAAAGTGATTTCGGCTATATCGTAAATAACACAAAAGGTCCTATTAGTATTTATATTCTTCGCACAGATAAGCCTTTAGAAATTGAAATAAGCGGAGTTGGAAAAAGGCGATCGCTTTCTGTTCCCGTTTATAAAAATAAAAGGACAGTGGTAAAGGGCAAATTATTAGAACCAATTGGTAAAGTTGGGTTTAGCTTTGTAATTAATGATAAATGGCTGGCCGATACTACACTTGTAACATTTTAA
- a CDS encoding ribosomal protein L23 (product_source=COG0089; cath_funfam=3.30.565.10; cog=COG0089; pfam=PF13589; superfamily=55874), with translation MLINLVSMSVKVNITSKGIQKVLKNYNERQAIAEYIWNGFDANANTIRVDYAANSLGLLEQLTIADNGYGINFDRLQQKFDPFFESEKSIQIVAPKHTSKMHGRNGVGRLTFFTFAHDAVWHTTYQSEQGFHYGEIHISTGGLNSYSHDFTTAPSSSGETGTTVSFTNLRISQQDVEETVLPFLINEFCWFIELNRHKNYSVIVNGKTLDFSSNVKTLEEFNLLYTDTAVTFKIKYVHWKENLHKELSKYYFLAGGEEIYKDYTTLNKKSDDYFHSVYIDSDFFRDFDFKSFENEGQVAIFGAAKSSAEYRFLVKALTEYLKSKRKPFLKEYASRLVETYEQDEIFPVYTTEREKELRKPELINLIKALYEVEPKLFSSLNTDQKKTFVRLMDLLMRSNLRDEIFEMFNGMIELEVEEQDELLQLIKGLEPMKN, from the coding sequence TTGCTAATTAATTTAGTAAGTATGTCGGTAAAGGTTAATATTACTTCAAAGGGAATACAAAAGGTTCTTAAAAATTATAATGAAAGGCAGGCCATTGCAGAGTACATTTGGAATGGTTTTGATGCCAATGCGAACACTATACGCGTAGATTATGCAGCCAATTCTCTTGGTCTTTTAGAGCAGTTAACTATTGCTGATAACGGTTATGGAATTAATTTCGATCGTTTACAGCAAAAATTCGATCCTTTCTTCGAATCTGAAAAATCCATTCAGATTGTAGCGCCGAAGCATACCTCAAAAATGCATGGCCGTAATGGAGTAGGGAGGCTTACTTTTTTTACTTTTGCACATGATGCCGTTTGGCATACCACTTACCAATCAGAGCAAGGGTTTCATTATGGCGAAATACACATTAGTACTGGTGGTTTAAATAGCTATAGTCACGATTTTACCACCGCTCCAAGCAGTTCTGGTGAAACTGGAACAACTGTTTCGTTTACTAATCTGAGGATCAGCCAGCAAGATGTAGAAGAAACGGTACTTCCTTTCCTGATAAACGAATTCTGTTGGTTTATTGAATTGAATAGGCACAAAAACTATTCGGTTATTGTAAATGGTAAAACATTGGATTTTAGCAGCAATGTTAAAACTTTAGAAGAGTTTAATCTTCTTTACACCGATACAGCCGTTACTTTTAAGATTAAATACGTTCATTGGAAAGAAAACCTTCATAAAGAACTGTCTAAATACTATTTTTTGGCCGGTGGTGAAGAAATTTATAAAGATTACACCACCCTAAATAAAAAGAGCGATGATTATTTCCACAGTGTTTATATCGACAGTGATTTTTTTCGTGATTTCGATTTTAAGAGTTTTGAAAATGAAGGGCAGGTGGCCATATTTGGAGCTGCTAAATCTTCCGCAGAGTACCGGTTTCTGGTTAAAGCGTTAACCGAATATCTTAAAAGTAAACGTAAACCATTTTTAAAAGAATATGCCAGTCGCCTGGTTGAAACTTACGAGCAGGATGAGATATTTCCGGTTTATACTACCGAAAGAGAAAAAGAATTAAGGAAACCAGAGCTGATTAATTTAATTAAGGCATTATATGAAGTAGAACCTAAATTGTTTAGTAGTTTAAATACTGATCAGAAGAAAACTTTTGTGCGATTGATGGATCTTTTGATGCGTTCTAACCTGCGTGATGAGATTTTTGAAATGTTCAATGGCATGATCGAATTGGAGGTCGAAGAACAGGATGAGCTATTGCAATTGATAAAAGGCCTTGAACCGATGAAAAATTAG
- a CDS encoding lysophospholipase L1-like esterase (product_source=COG2755; cath_funfam=3.40.50.1110; cog=COG2755; pfam=PF13472; superfamily=52266) — translation MKRYLLLIGILLINITLLPAQDKKRNLNIVFIGNSITQGVQIASTADAPPAIAVAYLLKQKGINEVKFSNQGHSGYTTLDFLPSAGRTFNKVEEAANAFTNKEALLIFSLKLGTNDSAIKGPHGAPVSPDQYIENVKTIVDKLLADFPKAIVVLQHPIWYSSNTYNSSKYMEEGLLRLQAYIPKIDSLASNYGLTNPKHVFVGDKKAFAYFKKHHLTELIPEKGQAGTFYLHPNKLGAASLGEFWGKAIERVVKKNF, via the coding sequence ATGAAAAGATACCTGCTATTGATTGGCATTTTACTAATTAATATTACTTTATTGCCTGCACAGGATAAAAAGCGTAACCTCAATATTGTTTTTATCGGCAATAGTATCACGCAAGGCGTTCAGATCGCCAGTACTGCTGATGCTCCGCCTGCAATAGCCGTAGCTTATTTGCTTAAGCAAAAAGGAATAAACGAAGTTAAATTCAGTAATCAGGGACATAGCGGTTATACCACTCTTGATTTTTTACCCAGTGCTGGCCGTACTTTTAACAAAGTTGAAGAAGCAGCCAATGCATTTACCAATAAAGAAGCATTACTGATTTTTTCGTTAAAGCTCGGCACCAATGATAGCGCTATAAAAGGACCGCATGGAGCTCCGGTTTCGCCTGATCAATATATTGAAAATGTAAAAACTATTGTGGATAAGCTATTGGCCGATTTCCCTAAGGCCATCGTGGTGTTGCAGCATCCTATCTGGTATAGCAGCAACACCTATAATAGCTCAAAATATATGGAAGAGGGCTTGTTGAGATTACAGGCTTATATTCCAAAAATTGATAGCCTTGCGTCAAATTATGGTTTAACTAATCCAAAGCATGTTTTTGTGGGGGATAAAAAAGCATTCGCTTATTTTAAAAAGCATCACCTTACCGAGTTGATTCCCGAAAAGGGGCAAGCTGGTACTTTTTACCTGCATCCAAATAAATTAGGCGCGGCATCTTTAGGCGAATTTTGGGGCAAGGCTATTGAACGGGTGGTGAAAAAGAATTTTTAA
- a CDS encoding inhibitor of KinA (product_source=KO:K06351; cog=COG2049; ko=KO:K06351; pfam=PF02682; smart=SM00796; superfamily=160467,50891; tigrfam=TIGR00370) codes for MTEQVGYFGTDIPIKIYGLSEKSVTIGFGTTIDHDLLALITDFNHLLLQNPFSGLITTVPAYTTLTVFFDPLSVMLSDLPGQGCFEKVSAHLKKIAQTKSGKSSKIADKLIIPVCYGGDFGQDLSTVARTNELSETEVIDIHTAGQYTVFMIGFVPGFAYMGGMDTRLSTPRKEVPNAKIPTGSVGIAGNQTGIYPMETPGGWQIIGRTPLKMFDVNRLQPSLLKGGDMVTFKAIGIKEFNAYAEI; via the coding sequence ATGACTGAGCAGGTAGGGTATTTTGGAACAGACATTCCTATAAAAATTTACGGGTTGAGTGAAAAATCGGTTACTATAGGATTCGGAACGACAATCGATCACGATTTGCTGGCCCTGATCACCGATTTTAACCACTTGCTATTGCAAAATCCTTTTTCTGGTTTAATTACCACAGTTCCGGCTTATACTACATTAACTGTTTTTTTTGATCCCTTAAGTGTGATGTTATCAGATTTGCCAGGTCAGGGTTGTTTCGAAAAGGTATCAGCACATCTAAAGAAAATTGCTCAAACAAAAAGTGGAAAATCAAGCAAAATAGCTGATAAACTGATTATTCCTGTATGTTATGGTGGCGATTTCGGACAGGATCTTTCAACGGTAGCCCGCACAAACGAGCTTAGCGAAACTGAGGTAATTGATATACATACTGCCGGGCAATATACGGTTTTCATGATCGGATTTGTGCCGGGTTTCGCCTACATGGGCGGAATGGATACCAGATTATCAACCCCTAGAAAAGAGGTTCCCAATGCTAAAATACCCACCGGATCTGTTGGGATTGCAGGCAATCAGACTGGTATTTATCCTATGGAGACACCTGGCGGATGGCAGATTATTGGAAGAACACCATTAAAGATGTTTGATGTAAACCGTTTACAGCCATCACTTTTAAAGGGAGGCGATATGGTTACTTTTAAAGCCATTGGTATAAAGGAGTTTAATGCTTATGCTGAAATATGA
- a CDS encoding antagonist of KipI (product_source=KO:K06350; cog=COG1984; ko=KO:K06350; pfam=PF02626; smart=SM00797; superfamily=50891; tigrfam=TIGR00724): MSMKISIIKPGLLSTIQDMGRYRYLSQAVPVSGAMDELGHRLANKAVGNDDHNATIEFTYADASFKAETPVLISYSGDGATLVYNNEIMPAEKPLFFPAGSVIKLIHNAIGMRTYLAIAGGWDVPDVMESKSTYLTAAFGGFKGRALQKADVLVSGTLLSEVSDEILNHLIERSLIYPNWRISRESLLPENRQAIRVVLANEISWFDATSIISFLTNSYTIDRRSNRMGYHLSGKPLVRKVKKELLSTAVTPGVIQVIGSGDLVVLMADCQTTGGYPRIAHVAAVDLPLCAQLKPGDTIHFSEISRDEAEALYLEREHDLSLITMAIGLKYIKT, from the coding sequence ATGAGTATGAAAATCAGCATCATTAAGCCGGGTTTATTAAGCACCATTCAGGATATGGGGCGATACCGATATCTTTCGCAAGCTGTACCTGTTTCGGGCGCAATGGATGAGTTGGGCCATCGGTTAGCGAATAAAGCTGTTGGTAACGATGATCATAATGCTACCATTGAGTTTACCTATGCCGATGCTTCATTTAAAGCTGAAACACCTGTTCTAATTTCTTATTCTGGCGATGGTGCAACTTTAGTTTACAATAATGAAATAATGCCTGCAGAAAAGCCATTGTTTTTTCCGGCAGGGTCCGTTATAAAGCTGATCCACAATGCGATTGGGATGCGTACCTATTTGGCTATTGCCGGTGGATGGGATGTGCCTGATGTAATGGAAAGTAAAAGTACCTATCTTACTGCTGCTTTTGGGGGCTTTAAGGGGAGGGCATTGCAAAAGGCAGATGTTTTGGTTAGCGGTACTTTACTTAGCGAAGTATCAGATGAAATATTGAATCATTTGATTGAAAGATCGTTAATCTATCCAAATTGGCGCATTTCGCGCGAAAGCTTACTACCAGAGAACAGACAAGCCATTAGAGTTGTACTTGCCAATGAAATCAGCTGGTTTGACGCAACATCCATTATTTCATTTTTAACCAATTCTTATACCATCGATAGAAGGAGTAATCGTATGGGTTATCATTTGTCGGGAAAGCCACTGGTGAGGAAAGTTAAAAAGGAATTGCTCAGTACGGCAGTAACACCTGGCGTTATCCAGGTAATCGGAAGTGGCGATTTGGTGGTACTCATGGCCGACTGCCAAACAACAGGGGGCTATCCGCGTATCGCCCACGTTGCAGCGGTAGATTTACCTTTATGTGCCCAGTTAAAACCTGGCGATACTATTCATTTTTCCGAAATTTCGAGAGATGAGGCAGAAGCACTTTACCTTGAACGTGAACACGATTTATCGTTGATTACCATGGCAATAGGCCTTAAATATATTAAAACATGA
- a CDS encoding lactam utilization protein B (product_source=COG1540; cog=COG1540; pfam=PF03746; superfamily=88713): MKMIDLNCDMGEAFGNYTMPNDEKLMDYISSANIACGFHAGDPAVMQQTVALAFKKRSGHWCSPWFARSARLWS; encoded by the coding sequence ATGAAAATGATCGATCTTAATTGCGACATGGGAGAAGCATTTGGGAATTATACCATGCCCAATGATGAAAAACTGATGGATTATATTTCATCGGCAAATATTGCCTGCGGTTTCCATGCCGGCGATCCTGCTGTAATGCAGCAAACTGTAGCTTTAGCCTTTAAAAAAAGGAGTGGCCATTGGTGCTCACCCTGGTTTGCCCGATCTGCAAGGCTTTGGTCGTAG
- a CDS encoding UPF0271 protein (product_source=KO:K07160; cog=COG1540; ko=KO:K07160; pfam=PF03746; superfamily=88713): MAIGAHPGLPDLQGFGRREMKISPNEAYQLTLYQIGALSGFVKAAGNKLHHVKAHGALYNMAAKDTALAKAIVQAVYDFDPGLILYALAGSKMIDEAEKKGIVTASEVFADRSYQDDGLLTPRSADNALITNEEDAINQVLGFALNQEVNSINGNRIAVKAETVCLHGDGEHAVAFAKLIAEKLKKEGIAIKAPTI; encoded by the coding sequence GTGGCCATTGGTGCTCACCCTGGTTTGCCCGATCTGCAAGGCTTTGGTCGTAGAGAAATGAAGATTAGCCCGAATGAGGCCTATCAGCTTACCTTATATCAGATTGGTGCATTAAGCGGTTTTGTCAAAGCTGCAGGTAATAAATTGCATCATGTTAAAGCACATGGCGCATTATATAATATGGCTGCAAAGGATACCGCTTTGGCAAAAGCCATTGTGCAGGCCGTTTACGATTTCGATCCTGGTCTGATTTTATACGCTTTGGCAGGAAGTAAGATGATTGATGAAGCTGAAAAAAAGGGGATTGTAACCGCATCAGAAGTTTTTGCCGATCGTAGTTATCAGGATGATGGTTTACTTACCCCTCGGTCAGCAGACAATGCTTTAATTACTAATGAAGAAGATGCCATCAATCAGGTATTGGGATTTGCTTTAAACCAGGAAGTAAATAGTATAAATGGAAATCGCATTGCGGTTAAGGCCGAAACGGTTTGTTTGCATGGCGATGGCGAACATGCTGTTGCTTTTGCTAAATTAATAGCCGAAAAGTTAAAAAAAGAAGGTATAGCTATTAAAGCGCCTACAATATGA